CTCCTGTTCACCGGCCCATTTGGCAAAGGGCTTACCGCCCCTACCGTTAAAATATTTTTTGCTGTACCGGTGGTAGTAATAATATCATATCCATCATTATTACTTATGGTGGCCGGCCTTGGCCCTTTATTTATAAAAGTGCCGTTGGTGCGGCTGGTATAGCCGTAATAATCTTCGCCCACCTGCGGGCCATTATTGGCGCGGCTGTTACCCGCCGACTCCACAATTAAGTAATAAGGCGCATTGTAAGCTATGTTATCCCACGATTGGGTACGCTCGTCGTAAAATCCAAAGTTATAATCAACCGTATCGCCCGGCAAGCCATACCATTCCCAGCGGCTATCGGTACTGTTGTAGTCCCATCCCCCAACATCTCCATACGAGTGGTTGGATAGCAACAAGCCCGAAGCGGCCGAACTCATTTCAGATACATCGTTATCAAAATCCCATGATTGCAGCGTGGTGGCGTTAAACGCCATACCCTTAGCCGGCGCGTAAATGCCTTTGGCTATCATGGTGCCGGCCACATGTGTAGAGTGATCTAACACTGCCGCACCATCCTTTAGAGTAATGGTTTTACCTGTAAACTCCTGGTGTTGCTTGTAAACACTGCCACCATCCCAAATGCCCAGCTTATTGGTAAGAAATGAACTTGAACCTGATAGATTTAACCCTAACGAACCACCGGGCTGCACGGTATTGGTACCCGTTGTTGCAGCCGCTGTAGTATTGTTATGCGTAGTAAGGTAAACCGGGAAACCAAGGCTGTTAACCCCTTGTAAAGATACCAGGTTGCCTGCCTTTGTTTTACGCAAAATTGCCCAACCACGTGATGGTGCAAGCGCTACAGCCTTTTGGCGACCGGTAATAAATTTTTGATTAGCGCTAACGGCAATATTGTCGAGCGCTTTTTGCCTGATGGGGTTACCCGGAATTTGCTGGGCAAACGAGCGTACTATACAGCATAACAGTAAAATACTTGTAATGAATGCCCTACACGCTTTGCCCATATAAACCAAAAACCATTTAATGCAGTAAAGATATGTTTTAGGCTTGTTGTATGGAGTAGGTGATACAAAAAATTTATTTGGCCTAAATATTGACTGATTTTAAAGACTTGCTTATTAAGCTACCCTTATTAACCATATGTATCGTAATATTATTTAGCCCGTTAAATAAATTAATTTACAAACAAATAGCATATAAACGGTTGGTAATTCATTCCCCAATATGTGCAATTTGCTGCACACAGTCCATGTATTAATAACAAATTATATTTCTATTCATAACAATCTGTAAACGGTATATAATCGTATTTGCATGCAATACTGCATTATATCAACAATAATACCTTGATTTATTAGCATTTGCATTATTTTTGTGTTATATAAGTATAACACCCCGGTTAATTTTACGGCATTGAAAAACTTATTACCTAAATTCTTATTAGCGCTACTTATTACCTTTTGTTTTTTAGGGCAAAATACCTTTGCGCAAACGGTTACCTTATCAGCCTTTAGCGGAACATTATCCTCTAACCCCATAAACGTTGGGGCACATCCTGTATTATTCGGTTTTACTGTGCAAGTATCCGGCGGCAGCAAAACCTTCAATAAATTTACTTTTACAACTTCAAATAACAGCACTACAAATTTTACCAACGGCACACTTTACCGCACTACAACTTCCGGGTATAGCAGCAGTGGTGCAAAGGTGGGTAACGTAACCTTTAGTGGCACAAACGTTACAATAGATGGTTTTACCGAAACACTAACAAACACAACTTATTACTACTATTTAGTTGCTGATATTGCTGGCACCGGATATAACCAATTTGTTATTAGTTATGGTTCAACCCTGGCAACTGATGTTAGCGGCACCACTTATAATACTGCTTTTTACAGTGGCGTAGGCTACAATATAAACGCAGGAACAACACCTGCATTAACAGTAACAAATCTCACAACTGATGTGCAGGCTTCAGGGGCACTGCTATCAGGTGCAAGCAACTTGAAGCTTTTTCAATATAGTGTCACCAATAATACAGGTTCAAGTATAACTATAAACAGCTTTAAAGTAAATAGTTCGGTTTCAGACTTGTCAAAATATTTAACAACAATCAGGCTATACGCTAATACAACCAACACTTTCCCGGCAAGTTCTACTGCTACAGGATCTACTGCCGCAAGTAGTCCATATGTAACCTTCAGCAGCCTTACAGAGACGATTGGCGCCGGTGCAACTAAATATTATTGGGTTTATGCCAACACCAGTTTTACCGGCAGTTTACCGCAGGACCTGCAATTATCTTTTCAGGATGCCCAAAGCAGCGCAGCGATAACAACATCAACAAGTGCCACGTATAATACGTTTACCGCACAGGGTAATACATATAATCTAAACACTTCAAACGTTACAATAAGCAATCTTACAGGCGGTATATCAAGCGGTACAGTTACACTGGCACAAACAGATATTGTTATGTTTGGTTTCAGTGTTAATTCAAGCGCAGCTATTACTGTTTCGCAGTTTAATATTAATAGTACCAATACAAACGTTAGTACTTATTTTGGAAACGCAAAATTATACTACAACACCACCAATACTTATGCAACCGGCACCAAAACACTTGCCGGTACAGTTAGTTTTAGCGGGGGTTATGCCAACGTTACCCTTACTGCCCAAAATACCTTTACCTCAGGGCAAACACGCTATTACTTTTTGGTAGCAGACAACATAGGTGCTATTTCGCCTTCACAGAGTGTGGCCTTTAGTTTTGGCGCTGCTCAATCGCAAAATGCGGTTGTACAAAGTAGCCCAATAGCTTCAGTTTATAATAATTTTACTACTACAGGCAGCACCGTATTTACCATACCCGCTCCCGGTATTGTACTAACCGGGTTAAATTCTGCAGCAAGTAATAATATTACTACATCCATATCGCCTGGTACCACCAATATAGCCGTATTTGGTTTCCAGGTGCAAGCTTTCGGTGCTGTTACCATTGATAAATTTAACATGGCATTTGGAACAGGTAACGAAAACCTGTTTTTTACAAACGGCCGCCTTGTCGAATCTACAGACAATGTTTTTTCTACCGGCGACCTTTCTAACTCGCTTGGTGCAGTTGCCACCGGCGGTAGCAGCAACGCCAATATTGGTAATTCCACGGCTTTAGGCTTAACTTTTAATAACAATACCCGGTATTTTTTCCTGGTGGTTGATGTAAAGGTATACAATAACTCGGGGGCACCCGCTACCTCAAATTACAGTTTTGTAACGGGCTCAGCAACGCCATCGGCAGTTGTTTTTGGATCGCCTTACAGCGAGTATAACCCTCCTGCAGCAATTACAGGTGCTACATTAAACTTCCCGCCATCTACAACCTTTATCTGGACAGGCGGCGCTAATAACACAGCCTACACTACTACAAGTAATTGGTCCAATTTTGCAAGTCCTACTTCCGGATCGGATATTGTTATTCCCGGCGGACTTACCTATTACCCTGCCATAACATCAAATACAACAATTGGTAGCCTTACATTTTCGGGTAGTTCTCCGAGCCTTACCATCAATAGCGGCATCGTTCTAACTTCAAACACCGGGCTTATTATAGGGGCAAATGTAAGCCCGACAATCACAGGCGGCACATTAAGCCTGGCTTCCGGAAGCACATCTACAATTGCATCAACAGCTGTGCTTACGCTTGGTGCATCTACAGTTATCAGCAACAGCGGCACTTTAACGCTAAAATCTGATGCAAGCGGATCTGCTACTATTGCAGCAATACCTGCCACCTCAAGCATTACAGGTAACGTTAGCGTAGAGCGTTATTTTACAGGCGGCCAGTCGTATAGCCGGGGTTATCGATTATTATCATCCCCGGTTTCGGTTTCCAGCAGCAGCCGTATCCTTCCAAATTTATCGTACATCGTGGCATCAGCGTACACCACCGGTACTACAGGCAGTACCAATGGCTTTGATGTTGCCGGCAACCCAACGCTATATTTTTACCGCGAAAATATGGCCCCTAACTACTCAACGTTTTTATCGGGTAATTTTAGAGGTGTTGGCAAAATAAATAATAGCAGCCTTTTTAATTTTACCATTGATGGCGATGCTACTACCAATACATTACCGGCGGGTAATGGCTTTTTATTCTTTTTTAGAGGGAACAGGGCATCAAACGCTACTACTAACACGGCAGCTGTTGCCCAAACGGCTACATTTACTGTTACTGGCTACCTAAACCAGGGCAACGTTGCTGTAAATCATTGGACAAGTACCGCAGCCGGTACGGCAGGTTCAGCCGGTTTATTGTATACATCAGCAACACTTAATACTGCAGTACGCGGCTATAATTTAGTAGGTAACCCTTATGCAAGTTCAATAGACTGGGATAAATTTGGCACTAACATAACAGGTGTTAACATTTCAAATACTATATATATATATAACCCTACATTAAAAGTATATGCCACCTATATTAAAGGCAGTAGCGGTACAGGTACAAATTTTAATGGTACAGGTGCTAATATTATACCCAGCGGACAAGGCTTTTTTGTAAGAGCAAGCGGTACCAGCCCTACATTAACTTTCACCGAAGCTGCAAAAGTAAATACCCAGGTACCTGTTGCTAACTTATTAATGTCGGCGCCCGAAAATAGTGATAACACTATAGCAGAACAAATTAAGCCACAAGCATTAATGGCTACGCCGGCAGCAATAGCCGCCGCCACAGCTACCGCTGCACCTGCGTTGCAATACATGCGCATACAGTTGGTATTGGATGCTAATAACAAAGAAGATGCTTTAATATTTTTTAAAAGCGGGGCTAAACCACAATTTGTAGTTAACGAAGATGCCGAATACCTGCGAGGCAATAACAGCGTTAGTATAGCTACACGATCAAGCGATAACAGAGAACTTGCTATTAACCAAATGGCTTATCCAACCAAAGCTTACGCCATACCGCTAACCGTAAAAATAGGCGCCACAGGCATCTATCAGTTAAAGCTTACCGAGCTTAAAAATATACCTGCCACCTATGGTATTTGGTTAATTGATAAATGGCGCAAAGATTCGTTAGATATACGGAACAATAAAACATATAATTTTAACGCCAATATAGCCGATACCACCAGCTACGGATCGAAAAGGTTTAGCTTGGTTATACGCCCGACTAAAGTTGCCACCCCAAAACTGGTAGACTTTACAGCTAATGCGCTATCAACAGGTGCACAACTGATATGGACAACGCAGTACGAAGGATCGGGTACTACCTTTACTATTGAAAGAAGTACAAACGCCGGCAAAACATGGGATGTTATTAGCAGTGTAATATCAAGCGCAAAAAGTAAATATTATATTGTAGACCGGTTTCCGTTAGTAGGCAAAAACTACTATCGCTTAAAAATAGATGACGCCAACGGTAATACCACCTATTCGGCTAATAAACTGCTTGTATTTGCCAAACAGGTAAATTCAACTGGCAGCAATGTTAGTGTATACCCTAACCCGGTAAGTACTGTTGTAAACGTAGCGGTAGTTGCCCAGGTAAATGCCAAATCGTACACGTTTAGGGTAACAAGCGGTAATGGAACATTGGTACGTACCGGAATTATAAACACTACCTTATGGCAAAGTACGGTAACCACTTTAAAACCGGGTACATACTTTGTACAGGTAGTAAACAATACCACTAAAGCACTTGTAGGCAATGGCAAGTTTATAAAAAATTAACGAAGAGATTTGAGGATGAAATTTAAGAGAACGTTAAGTATACTATTATTACTACTATTTGTAAGCATAACGGCTTTTAGCCAGGATTGTGCCGACGGCCCGGGATTGCCCGGCGACGACCCGGATGCGCCTACTACAGGTTGCGACGTACCGCTTGATACCTGGGTATATGTATTAGTTATTGGTGCTGTTATATACGGTACTTACCGCTTGCATAACAAGCAAAAAGCCCTTTCTGCATAGGCAAAAAAGGCTTTATATTATTTGAAAAAGCTCCTGGTAAAAAACCAGGAGCTTTTTTTTATGACTTAACAGGCGGGGTGGTTAACTGTAGCTGATTAATAATACCTTCAACTACTTTAGGCAAATCTTTCATGGTTTGTTTTGGGTTATGCAATTCGCCAACACCATAGCCGCGCCATACAATTTGGTTGGTTCTGGCATCTATCAGGTCTATAATTACAGTACCCTCTTTGTAATGTACCTTTTGTGCCCATCCTGGTCCCCAGCCATAACCCGGGCCCCAACCATAGCCAAAGCCCCAATAAGGGCGGTACCAGCCATAACCCCAACCACCATAAAACCCACCATAATACGGTGTATAAAACTCTGTTTTTGTACCACGGCCTGTTACTGTAGCGTAGCTAACCAACAAATCGGGGTTTTGATTGGTAAGGGTTAAGCCTTTGGTTGTTAAGGCCTGCTTGGCGGCTTCCTGTAATTTACCGTTACCAATTTCGTCTAACGGTCGCCACTGTTTATTTGGATTTTTTTGAACGGGTGCTATCGCAAAAGTGCGATAAGCTGTAAGGTTGGTTTTGTTTTGTGCAGCGGTATAATAATTATAACTGCTGCAGGCCGACATTGCCGATAAAATTACCGCTGCCAGCATTAAATGAATATACTTTTTCATATCCTCACCATTATATTTTATAGCTCTTAGACTAACCTTTTAACAAAGGTTTAATGCTAAACTGTTAAACAGCAAATTTATTTTATCGGCCTGAATTCATGATAGATACTTGCCTACTATTGGCATACGCCGCCCCATACCAAATGCCTTTGGCGATACCCTTAATATTGGCGGGGTTTGGTAGCGTTTATGCTCGGCAATGTTTACCAGCCTTAATACCTTGCGCACTACAGCCTCATCAAAACCTTGTTTAATAATTTCGGCCGATGAGCGGCGGTGTACAATATACTGCTCTAATATAGCATCCAATATATCGTACTCGGGTAACGAGTCGGTGTCCTTCTGGTCGGGCCTTAATTCGGCCGATGGTGGTTTAACTATGGTATTTTCGGGGATGATCTCTCTGTCGCGGTTTAGGTAACGGGCCAATTCAAAAACCTGAGTTTTAAAAACATCACCTATTACTGATATCCCGCCGCACATATCGCCATATAAGGTACCATAACCTACAGCTGCCTCGCTTTTATTTGAGGTATTTAGCAATATGTAACCAAACTTATTGCACATGGCCATTAGTAATACCGCCCTACTGCGCGATTGTATATTTTCTTCGGCTATGTTAAAGGTTAAGCCGCTAAATTGCGGTTGCAAAGCATCTTCAAAGGCCTGGGTAATTTTGGCTATAGCCACCGTTTCCGATTTGCAGCCCAGATTACTCACCAAGTCCTCGGCATCTTTTAACGAGTGCGTACTGGAGAATTTTGAAGGCAGCAATACCGCCATTACATTTTGGGCACCCAAGGCCTCGGCAGCCAGTGCGCATACCACAGCCGAATCTATTCCGCCCGAAAGGCCGAGTATGGCCTGTTTAAAACCCGATTTATAAAAATAATCGCGTATGCCTAAAATAAGGCCCTGGTGTATTTGTTCAATATCGCTTTGCCTTTCGGGCTTAGCTGTAGTGGCGTGTTCAAATGTTAGTTCATTATTATCCTGCAGGGTGTAATAGGCGGTATGTTCTTCAAAATACGGTAGCTCGTCTATCAGCTTACCTGCACTATCAAACACCAGCGATCCACCGTCAAATATCAACTCGGTTTGGGCACCTACATGGTTTACATACAACAGGGGCAAATTATATCTGCCGGCATTGTCACTTAAAATAGCAATACGCTCTTCATCGTGGTTATAAGCAAACGGCGACGCGGCAATGTTTATCATCACATCAGGGTTTTGCTTTATCAGCGTATCCATTGGGCGGGTAATATAAAGCGGATTTTCTATGGTGTTCCATAAATCCTCGCAAATGGTAAGCGCTATACGTTTTCCCTTAAAATCAATACAATTAAACTGGGTAGATGGCTCAAAGTAGCGGTACTCGTCAAAAATATCGTAGTTAGGCAACAGCGCCTTATTTACAATGGCCCTTACCACGCCGTTCTCGATGAAATAGGCCGAATTATTAAGGTCCTTACCCTCACTGTTATTGTTTGGCGTCGGCAGGCCTATAATACAGGCTATATCCATACACTCGGCAGCTATGGTTTTAGCTGCATCATCACATAAGCTTATAAATTCTTCAAATTCTAAAAAGTCGCGCGCCGGGTAGCCGCAAACACACAATTCGGCAAAAACTACCAGGTCGGCGCCGTTTTGATTAGCCTGTTTTATACTGCTTATAATTTTATTGGTGTTCGATTCAAAATTACCTACATGGTAATTAAGCTGGGCTAATGCGATCTTCATAAGTTTATAACGTGGTATGCTTTGGCGTTAATGCAAATAAAAAAATTATTTTTGCTAAAACGATAAAAATGAGCGCTAATTCTGCCAAAAACCAACTTATTTACATAACTATTATGGTAGGCCTGTTGTTTACAGCCTGCACCCGCAGTAAAAAGATAGATGTAAGCAACATAGCGGTTGATGTTAAGGTAGAACGCTTTGACGCCGACTTTGACTCGCTTAGGGTAAAGCCCATGGACGAGCAGGCGGGGTTTTTACTCAAAAAATACGGCCCATTTTATACTGATTTTATTGAAAGGGTATTAAAGGCCGGATCGGCGCGCGATACGGCTTATTTTACCCGGCTAAGGGCTATTTTTGCTGATAAAGCCTACGCCGACCTTAAACACGATGTGGATGCCGCCTACCCTAATATGGATAAGCAAAACGCCGAGCTGACGGACGCTTTCAGGCGTATTAAGTACTATTACCCTAAAAAGAACATGCCCAAGGTTTACGCCTATTTTTCGGGTTTCCAGGCGCAAACTACCATAGGCGATGGTTATATAGGCATCGGGCTCGATCTTTTTTTGGGGGCCGATTCCAGGTTTTACCCGGCACTTATCGAAGGCTTTCCGCACTATATATCGCGCCGCTTTACCCCCGAAAACATTACCCCACGTGTGGTTGAGGATATAGCCCGCGAGGATATGTTCCCTGAGAGTGAGAAAAACACATCACTGCTAAGCAAGATGATATACAACGGGAAAATATTGTACTTTATGGACCAGGTGCTGCCCGATGTGCCCGACTCGTTAAAAGTTGGCTATACGCCTGAGCAAATGAAATGGTGCGAGAGCTTTAAAGGCAATATTTGGGGATATTTTTTAGAGGAGAACCTGCTTTACGAAACAGACTACCAAAAGATAACCAAATATTTGAATGAGGCCCCTTTTACCCCCGGCTTGGGCGACAAGAACGATTCGGCACCTAAGCTGGGTATTTGGACAGGCTGGCAAATTGTAAGGCAATATATGGATAAGCACCCCGATGTTACCCTGCAACAGCTAATGGTTGATAATGATGCGCAGAGGATACTAAATGAATCTAAATACCGACCCAAAAACCAATGATGACCGCATAAAAAAAGCGCTTAGGTAAACCCAAGCGCTTTTTGTTTATAAAATTCTTTTCAGTATTATTTCAATATTCCAAAAACGGCTTTTAACGCAAGGAAAGATGCTACCAATAAAATAAGGTTAGATATCAAAGTAGCATGAGGGAACTCGGCAAAGCGCAGGTAACAACCTACTAAACCAATAATAATATAAACTACTAATATTTTGTAGTGGCTTTCTGAATTAGCGTTTTCTGTTGATGATGGTTCCATTATTTATTTGTTTGCTGCAAAAATATAAATGTTTACCGAAAAAGCTACAATGTTTTCGGCATTTGTTATGGTTTTTTATTTCTTGGTCCAGCCTTGTGGCAGGTTTTCTTCTATCTCGATGTTCTCAAACTCGGCACTCGCGCGCGAGCCTACCACTTTGGCCCATGCGGCCATTTTTGCAATACCATCCTGCAGGCTTACATTAAGGCTTTTGCCAAATACGCCGGCCGCTTTAGAGTGGTCGCTGTGTGCGTGTAAAACCTCTTTACGGGCTTCCAAGTGTGTTACAATGGGCTCTACGCCTAACTCTTTAGCTACTACCTGTACCAATTCGTTAACGGTGTAAGGCTTATCGGCACCTACGTTAAATACCTGGTTATAGGCAGCGGGCACATTTATACAATTGGCAATATGCGGCGCAACATCGTCAATGTAGCTAAAGGCGCGTGTTTGCTCGCCATCGCCAAATATGGTCATGGGTTTTTGCTGCATTATCTGGTTCATAAAAATACCTATCACGTTACGGTATTTATCGCCAATGTTTTGGTTTTCGCCATAAACATTATGCGGGCGGAATATAACCGAGTTTAAGCCAAACATATGGTGTGCGGCTTTCAGGTCCATCTCTACAGCGTATTTAGCTACCCCGTAAGGGTCTTCGGGCTGGGGTA
This portion of the Inquilinus sp. KBS0705 genome encodes:
- a CDS encoding DUF4136 domain-containing protein, coding for MKKYIHLMLAAVILSAMSACSSYNYYTAAQNKTNLTAYRTFAIAPVQKNPNKQWRPLDEIGNGKLQEAAKQALTTKGLTLTNQNPDLLVSYATVTGRGTKTEFYTPYYGGFYGGWGYGWYRPYWGFGYGWGPGYGWGPGWAQKVHYKEGTVIIDLIDARTNQIVWRGYGVGELHNPKQTMKDLPKVVEGIINQLQLTTPPVKS
- a CDS encoding NAD+ synthase — encoded protein: MKIALAQLNYHVGNFESNTNKIISSIKQANQNGADLVVFAELCVCGYPARDFLEFEEFISLCDDAAKTIAAECMDIACIIGLPTPNNNSEGKDLNNSAYFIENGVVRAIVNKALLPNYDIFDEYRYFEPSTQFNCIDFKGKRIALTICEDLWNTIENPLYITRPMDTLIKQNPDVMINIAASPFAYNHDEERIAILSDNAGRYNLPLLYVNHVGAQTELIFDGGSLVFDSAGKLIDELPYFEEHTAYYTLQDNNELTFEHATTAKPERQSDIEQIHQGLILGIRDYFYKSGFKQAILGLSGGIDSAVVCALAAEALGAQNVMAVLLPSKFSSTHSLKDAEDLVSNLGCKSETVAIAKITQAFEDALQPQFSGLTFNIAEENIQSRSRAVLLMAMCNKFGYILLNTSNKSEAAVGYGTLYGDMCGGISVIGDVFKTQVFELARYLNRDREIIPENTIVKPPSAELRPDQKDTDSLPEYDILDAILEQYIVHRRSSAEIIKQGFDEAVVRKVLRLVNIAEHKRYQTPPILRVSPKAFGMGRRMPIVGKYLS
- the gldB gene encoding gliding motility lipoprotein GldB, encoding MSANSAKNQLIYITIMVGLLFTACTRSKKIDVSNIAVDVKVERFDADFDSLRVKPMDEQAGFLLKKYGPFYTDFIERVLKAGSARDTAYFTRLRAIFADKAYADLKHDVDAAYPNMDKQNAELTDAFRRIKYYYPKKNMPKVYAYFSGFQAQTTIGDGYIGIGLDLFLGADSRFYPALIEGFPHYISRRFTPENITPRVVEDIAREDMFPESEKNTSLLSKMIYNGKILYFMDQVLPDVPDSLKVGYTPEQMKWCESFKGNIWGYFLEENLLYETDYQKITKYLNEAPFTPGLGDKNDSAPKLGIWTGWQIVRQYMDKHPDVTLQQLMVDNDAQRILNESKYRPKNQ
- a CDS encoding NAD-dependent epimerase/dehydratase family protein codes for the protein MITSLVTGGAGFIGSHVAKHCLNLGHKVIVLDDLSGGFEDHVPAGVEFIKGSINDVELLEKLFAEHKFDYVYHLAAYAAEGLSHFIRRFNYNNNLIGSVNLINLSVLYKVKCFVFTSSIAVYGAGQLPMLESMVPQPEDPYGVAKYAVEMDLKAAHHMFGLNSVIFRPHNVYGENQNIGDKYRNVIGIFMNQIMQQKPMTIFGDGEQTRAFSYIDDVAPHIANCINVPAAYNQVFNVGADKPYTVNELVQVVAKELGVEPIVTHLEARKEVLHAHSDHSKAAGVFGKSLNVSLQDGIAKMAAWAKVVGSRASAEFENIEIEENLPQGWTKK